The DNA window TGGTTCCGGGGAAGCCGAAGGAGGCCAGGGAGTACAGACCCCAGAAGAACATGAAGGCCGGCATGTACTTGCCCAGGCCGAGGTTCTTTCCGATGTCGCGGCTGTGGCTGCGCTCATAGACCGTGCCGATCATCATGAACAGCCCGCCGGTGATGATGCCGTGGTTGAGCATCTGAAACAGGGCCCCTTCCACGCCGCGCTGGTTGAAGAGGAAGATGCCCAGGGTCACGAAGCCCATGTGCCCCACCGAGGAGTAGGCCACCAGTTTCTTGATGTCCGTCTGCCCCAGGGCCACCGCGCCGCCGTAGAGGATGGAGGCGATGGAGATGGCGATCATCATCGGCGCGAAGTACTCGCTGGCCGCGGGGGTCAGGGGCAGGCAGAAACGCAGGAAGCCGTAGGTGCCCATCTTGAGCAGGATGGCCGCCAGGATGACCGAGCCCGCCGAGGGCGCCTGCACGTGCGCCGCCGGGAGCCAGGTATGGAACGGGAACATGGGCACCTTGATGGCGAAGGCCAGGGCCATGGCCAGGAAGCACCAGAACTGGAAGCGGAAGCTGAAGGTCTGCTGCATCAGGGCCGGGATGGAGAAGGTGCCGCCCTCGATGCGGAAGGCCACGATGGCCACCAGAAGGAGAGTCGAGCCCGCCAGGGTGTACAGGAAGAACTTGATCGAGGCGTACTTGCGCTCGTCACCGCCCCAGACCGCGATGAGCAGGTACATGGGGATGAGCATGGCCTCCCAGAAGACATAGAAGAGCACCAGGTCCATCGCCGTGAACACGCCCACGCAGGCCGCGGTCATGAACAGCAGGCAGAAGTGGAATTCC is part of the Desulfovibrio aminophilus DSM 12254 genome and encodes:
- a CDS encoding complex I subunit 4 family protein; the protein is MLDYGYPVLSSLVVFPLLAAAGLFIIRGETVVRGYTLAASLFEIVLAIPLLSYKFNADFQFVERISWVSRWGLEYHLAVDGISILMVWLTLFTLPLCVLCSWTYISKRIKEFHFCLLFMTAACVGVFTAMDLVLFYVFWEAMLIPMYLLIAVWGGDERKYASIKFFLYTLAGSTLLLVAIVAFRIEGGTFSIPALMQQTFSFRFQFWCFLAMALAFAIKVPMFPFHTWLPAAHVQAPSAGSVILAAILLKMGTYGFLRFCLPLTPAASEYFAPMMIAISIASILYGGAVALGQTDIKKLVAYSSVGHMGFVTLGIFLFNQRGVEGALFQMLNHGIITGGLFMMIGTVYERSHSRDIGKNLGLGKYMPAFMFFWGLYSLASFGFPGTNGFVGEALVFVGAFQASLPIGFLIVPGALLGAAYMFRVGLKLAWGEPSSAKTWSDLRTREWIYLLIPAVMVFYIGLAPGLFFRMIDPSIEKLLADYHSRKQVAQVQTEQPMQTAARELMNGIAEAKN